The Congregibacter litoralis KT71 genome contains a region encoding:
- a CDS encoding GIY-YIG nuclease family protein produces MDGKDATDSTATDSTWWVYMLRCADGSLYTGVTRDLARRIRQHNGELVGGANYTRARRPVAVVWKEQWESRSAAQVREAAVKRLSRRKKLSLLGSSPPEIPAS; encoded by the coding sequence TTGGACGGTAAGGACGCCACCGATAGTACGGCGACAGACTCCACCTGGTGGGTATACATGCTGCGCTGTGCCGATGGCTCTCTTTACACCGGCGTCACCCGGGATCTTGCCCGTCGCATCCGGCAGCACAACGGTGAACTGGTGGGCGGGGCAAACTACACGCGGGCTCGAAGGCCGGTGGCTGTCGTCTGGAAGGAGCAATGGGAGAGCCGGTCCGCCGCGCAGGTGCGAGAAGCTGCCGTCAAGCGCCTGTCACGCCGCAAAAAACTTAGCCTCCTGGGGTCATCGCCTCCAGAGATTCCTGCTTCGTGA